One window from the genome of Paenibacillus azoreducens encodes:
- a CDS encoding methionine ABC transporter permease, translating to MWGFDFSQLDWNEIGTASVDTLKMLGASAIFTFILGLPLGVLLYQTSRSSTGWVRVVYTVLSVIVNILRSVPFIILIVALIPLTVSIVGVSYGVLGTIPPLVIGAAPFFARLVETSLREVDRGVLEAAQSMGASTWQVIMKVLLPEARPGLLAGITITVVTLVSYTAMSGMVGGGGLGDLAIRYGYYRYQKEVMIISVLFMIILVQVLQMAGDRFVKHFTRK from the coding sequence ATGTGGGGATTTGATTTTTCGCAGCTGGATTGGAATGAAATCGGTACGGCGAGCGTCGATACCTTGAAAATGCTTGGCGCTTCGGCCATTTTCACATTCATCCTCGGGTTGCCGCTGGGCGTGCTGTTGTACCAGACTTCACGGTCTTCAACCGGATGGGTGCGCGTGGTATATACCGTATTATCGGTGATCGTGAATATTCTGAGATCCGTGCCGTTCATTATCCTGATCGTGGCGCTCATTCCACTCACGGTGTCGATCGTCGGGGTTTCCTACGGGGTACTCGGAACGATCCCGCCGCTGGTCATCGGGGCCGCGCCGTTTTTCGCCAGACTGGTGGAAACTTCGCTGCGCGAGGTGGACCGGGGCGTTCTGGAAGCCGCGCAATCCATGGGCGCTTCAACCTGGCAGGTCATCATGAAGGTGCTGCTGCCTGAGGCAAGACCGGGCCTGCTTGCAGGCATTACGATTACGGTCGTGACGCTGGTTTCCTACACCGCGATGTCCGGCATGGTCGGCGGGGGCGGCCTGGGGGATTTGGCGATCCGCTATGGATATTACCGTTATCAGAAGGAAGTCATGATTATTTCCGTATTGTTTATGATCATTCTGGTGCAGGTGCTGCAGATGGCGGGCGACCGGTTCGTCAAGCATTTTACGCGCAAGTGA
- a CDS encoding SDR family oxidoreductase produces the protein MKDRIALITGSAKGLGKMTALTLAEAGCDIALNYVHSREEAEELQQEIKELGVRCIAVQADISDSVQIEELVRQVESRLGSADIVVNNAGPFIRERRLFLEYTQEEILSLIQGNLVGTMLLDHLVLPAMRHKKWGRIIHFGYGHAAEARAWPHRAVYAAAKTGLVSFTKTLAVEEAPFGITVNMVCPGDIRGSNKEKAIAEVAGLEDGETPRGRPGSGEDIARVIRYLCHDKSDFITGNIMDVSGGLDPIRPWIEPAGPK, from the coding sequence GTGAAGGATAGAATTGCCTTGATCACTGGGAGTGCGAAAGGGCTTGGAAAAATGACGGCGCTTACGCTTGCCGAAGCCGGCTGCGATATTGCGCTTAATTATGTTCACAGCCGTGAGGAAGCGGAAGAACTGCAGCAGGAGATCAAAGAGCTTGGCGTACGCTGCATTGCCGTTCAGGCGGATATTTCCGACAGCGTACAGATTGAAGAACTGGTGCGTCAGGTGGAGTCGCGGCTTGGAAGCGCGGACATTGTAGTGAACAATGCGGGTCCTTTTATCCGCGAACGTAGACTTTTTTTGGAATATACCCAAGAAGAGATTTTGTCGCTGATTCAGGGAAATCTGGTTGGCACGATGCTGCTGGATCATCTCGTACTGCCGGCCATGCGCCACAAGAAATGGGGACGCATCATTCATTTCGGGTATGGCCATGCCGCTGAGGCAAGAGCTTGGCCGCATCGCGCGGTGTACGCCGCTGCCAAAACCGGGCTTGTTTCGTTCACGAAGACGCTGGCGGTGGAAGAGGCTCCTTTTGGGATTACCGTGAACATGGTTTGTCCGGGGGATATCCGCGGCAGCAACAAGGAGAAGGCCATCGCGGAGGTCGCTGGCCTGGAAGATGGGGAGACACCCCGCGGCCGGCCTGGGAGCGGCGAGGACATCGCTCGGGTCATTCGTTATTTATGCCATGACAAATCGGATTTCATTACCGGGAATATTATGGATGTATCCGGAGGGCTGGACCCGATCCGGCCTTGGATTGAACCGGCCGGACCGAAGTGA
- a CDS encoding COX15/CtaA family protein, with the protein MNTKQLKWLSYLTFIVMFFATFGGTVVTKTDSGLGCGHEWPLCHGQFVPAHTVASLIEYSHRLVSGLAGLTAVAVVVAFWLYAKKRKDLRMYSVLTLIFVIVQALMGALAVVYDQSSAVLALHFGFSLIAFASSLMLALGARKMDKDSGTGLRKESVSVTPAFRNFVWAVTIYSYIVVYVGAYVSHTSSAGGCSGWPLCNGKIIPELTGSVGVAFIHRLAALVLLIVVAIMAHYAYWMHRNSRELRTLGIAAVTLCLLQVFSGAGIVYTLSKPELYIFAALFHNLLISSLFGVLCYLSVRVWQLGKEPAEQLKTASNV; encoded by the coding sequence TTGAATACGAAACAATTAAAATGGCTTAGTTACCTGACTTTTATTGTCATGTTCTTTGCTACCTTTGGCGGAACCGTTGTCACCAAAACCGATTCCGGGCTTGGATGCGGCCATGAGTGGCCTCTGTGCCACGGCCAGTTTGTACCCGCGCATACCGTTGCTTCACTCATCGAATATTCCCACAGGCTGGTTAGCGGGTTGGCGGGGCTTACCGCGGTTGCGGTTGTCGTCGCATTTTGGCTGTATGCCAAAAAACGCAAAGATTTGCGCATGTACTCCGTGCTGACATTGATTTTTGTCATTGTTCAAGCATTGATGGGGGCGCTCGCTGTTGTTTATGACCAGTCTTCCGCTGTGTTAGCGCTTCACTTCGGTTTCTCCCTGATCGCTTTTGCCAGCTCGCTTATGTTGGCGCTCGGAGCCAGGAAAATGGACAAAGACAGCGGGACCGGCTTACGCAAGGAATCCGTGTCCGTCACTCCGGCGTTCCGCAATTTCGTCTGGGCAGTCACGATTTACTCCTACATTGTGGTATACGTCGGCGCCTATGTCAGCCATACTAGCTCTGCTGGTGGATGTTCCGGCTGGCCGCTGTGCAACGGAAAGATCATACCTGAACTTACAGGCAGCGTCGGTGTCGCGTTTATCCATCGCCTGGCAGCCCTGGTTCTGTTGATTGTAGTGGCGATCATGGCCCATTACGCCTACTGGATGCATCGAAACAGCCGCGAGCTTCGGACTCTTGGAATCGCTGCCGTAACCTTATGTTTGCTGCAGGTATTTAGCGGTGCCGGCATCGTCTATACACTTAGCAAACCTGAGCTGTATATTTTTGCCGCACTATTCCATAATCTGCTTATTTCCTCGTTGTTCGGCGTACTTTGCTACCTGAGTGTAAGAGTGTGGCAGCTCGGGAAAGAGCCTGCCGAACAGTTGAAAACCGCCTCGAATGTTTAA
- a CDS encoding Cof-type HAD-IIB family hydrolase: MKNRFKLLALDMDGTLLTSEQTISPDTSRWIQKAKDQGVHVCLSTGRSFGSAWPYGDELGLTTPLITVNGSEVWRAPHDLYQRSLMDPALISDMHDIAVKEDCWYWAYSVDRVYNKDSWIGGIMDMEWLKFGFHTEDDDARHRILMKLQDMGGLEITNSSPHNLEVNPQGINKAAGIRTVCGLLGLEMSEVIAVGDSMNDLAAIEAAGLGVAMGNAQQVVRESADFVTASNDEDGIAEVIRKFIF; the protein is encoded by the coding sequence ATGAAAAACAGATTTAAATTACTTGCGCTGGATATGGACGGCACGCTGCTGACGAGTGAACAAACCATTTCTCCGGATACGTCCAGATGGATACAAAAAGCTAAGGATCAGGGCGTTCATGTCTGCCTGTCAACCGGCAGAAGCTTCGGGAGTGCCTGGCCTTATGGGGATGAATTGGGGCTTACGACGCCGCTGATTACGGTCAACGGCAGCGAGGTATGGCGTGCCCCGCATGATTTGTACCAACGTTCGCTGATGGATCCGGCGCTCATTTCCGATATGCATGATATTGCAGTGAAGGAAGACTGCTGGTATTGGGCCTACTCCGTCGACCGGGTATACAACAAGGACAGCTGGATAGGCGGAATTATGGATATGGAATGGCTCAAATTTGGTTTTCATACGGAGGATGACGATGCCCGGCACCGCATTTTAATGAAGCTGCAGGATATGGGCGGACTTGAAATTACTAACTCGTCGCCCCATAATCTCGAAGTGAATCCGCAAGGCATCAATAAAGCCGCAGGGATCCGGACCGTTTGCGGTTTGCTGGGACTTGAGATGAGCGAGGTGATTGCGGTCGGCGACAGCATGAATGATCTGGCTGCGATCGAAGCGGCAGGATTGGGCGTTGCGATGGGTAATGCGCAGCAGGTCGTAAGGGAATCCGCCGATTTCGTCACCGCAAGCAATGACGAAGACGGCATCGCGGAAGTCATCCGGAAATTTATTTTTTGA
- a CDS encoding DUF456 domain-containing protein, which yields MAVLGWILVIALFAIGLAGAVVPVLPGSIAIFAAFFVYGWFFTFKHFNVWFWIIQSLIMIVLFVADYAVSAWGTKKYGGSKLSVILSTIGVIIGPFVIPAFGLVIGPFLGAFVGELIAGASVSKSVKVGYGTLVGLFSSMVMKIILQIVMIVVFWIWII from the coding sequence GTGGCTGTACTCGGATGGATTTTGGTCATTGCCCTGTTTGCCATTGGTTTGGCTGGGGCGGTAGTTCCCGTGCTGCCGGGTTCCATAGCCATTTTTGCAGCCTTTTTCGTTTACGGTTGGTTTTTTACATTCAAGCATTTCAATGTATGGTTCTGGATCATCCAATCGCTGATTATGATCGTGTTGTTTGTAGCGGACTACGCGGTGAGCGCTTGGGGAACGAAAAAATACGGGGGCTCTAAGCTCTCGGTTATTTTAAGCACCATCGGCGTCATTATCGGACCTTTCGTCATCCCGGCGTTCGGACTGGTCATCGGCCCGTTTCTCGGGGCTTTTGTCGGCGAGCTGATTGCCGGTGCTTCGGTATCGAAATCAGTGAAAGTCGGATACGGTACGCTGGTGGGATTGTTTAGCAGCATGGTGATGAAAATCATTTTGCAAATCGTGATGATTGTCGTGTTTTGGATTTGGATTATTTGA
- a CDS encoding Cthe_2314 family HEPN domain-containing protein gives MLRTLLGEMPRQNNGLLGEAIQTMYQTIQLLQTEMKKNADPSHDFRRLEIWTRGLVSSLDELEQSWYAACFFRKSVKAGYVDDMTPREQEEYARYVYFYKNGFIRVFSVLDKLGTVLNDLYDLNTSKVKAHYSYFTVLRQFHYLKHHPKLADELSVIKNEYRGVMNVLRKRRNAEIHYMNAEMQDDLWQRHQGLNNKVELEDLDQHLDDLKRGLDMVCKSLLASFRYTNELWSRKGMKT, from the coding sequence ATGCTGCGAACATTGCTTGGAGAAATGCCCCGTCAAAATAACGGGCTGTTGGGGGAAGCCATTCAAACGATGTATCAAACGATTCAGCTGCTGCAGACGGAAATGAAGAAAAACGCAGACCCTAGCCATGATTTTCGCAGATTGGAAATATGGACGCGCGGACTTGTCTCCTCGCTGGACGAGCTTGAACAAAGCTGGTATGCGGCCTGTTTTTTTCGCAAATCGGTCAAGGCGGGGTATGTGGATGATATGACTCCCCGGGAGCAAGAGGAATATGCCAGATACGTCTATTTTTACAAGAACGGCTTCATCCGTGTTTTTTCGGTATTGGATAAGCTCGGGACCGTATTAAACGATCTATACGATTTGAATACGTCCAAAGTCAAAGCGCATTATTCGTATTTCACCGTCCTGAGACAGTTTCATTATCTCAAGCATCATCCGAAACTGGCTGACGAGCTGTCCGTCATCAAAAACGAGTACCGCGGCGTGATGAATGTACTGCGCAAGCGGCGGAATGCGGAAATCCATTATATGAATGCGGAAATGCAGGATGATTTATGGCAGCGGCATCAAGGCCTGAACAACAAAGTGGAGCTGGAGGATCTGGATCAGCATCTGGATGATCTGAAGCGGGGACTCGATATGGTTTGCAAATCTTTGCTCGCCTCTTTTCGTTACACGAATGAACTGTGGTCGCGAAAAGGGATGAAGACGTAA
- a CDS encoding methionine ABC transporter ATP-binding protein: MIELKQVTKKYGKGAKTTEALSGLNLSIRKGEIFGVIGHSGAGKSTLIRCMNLLERPTSGEVWVDGVDLTKLNKQQLQNKRRSIGMIFQHFNLLSSATVYDNIAFPLQLAHVQKEKIAAKVNELLQLVGLEAHRDKYPAQLSGGQKQRVGIARALASDPQVLLCDEATSALDPQTTDSILKLLLDINQKFHLTIVLITHEMHVIQSICDRVAVIHQGGIVEEGAVTEVFLKPQHPVTREFILGEAGESAQLALQAPHDASSRLCKLTFLGAKTYDSILSRTARQTGVDFAILQGTISKIKDIPYGQLIVRLEGDPGQIEQTIRQVAAEGLDVEVWD, translated from the coding sequence TTGATTGAATTGAAACAGGTAACAAAGAAATACGGTAAAGGAGCTAAAACGACAGAAGCTTTATCCGGCCTGAATTTGTCGATTCGAAAAGGTGAGATTTTCGGCGTGATCGGACATTCCGGCGCTGGCAAAAGTACGCTGATCCGCTGCATGAACTTGCTGGAGCGGCCGACTTCGGGAGAAGTTTGGGTGGATGGAGTGGATCTGACGAAACTGAACAAACAGCAGCTTCAAAATAAACGCAGATCCATCGGCATGATTTTTCAGCATTTTAACCTGTTGAGCTCGGCGACCGTTTACGATAATATTGCATTCCCTCTGCAGTTGGCCCATGTCCAGAAAGAAAAGATTGCCGCGAAAGTGAATGAACTGCTGCAGCTGGTTGGGCTTGAGGCACACCGCGACAAGTACCCGGCGCAGCTGTCCGGTGGACAGAAGCAGCGTGTCGGCATTGCCCGCGCATTGGCCAGCGACCCGCAGGTGCTTTTATGCGATGAGGCGACTTCTGCTTTGGATCCGCAGACGACGGATTCGATTCTGAAGCTGCTCCTCGACATCAATCAAAAGTTCCATTTGACCATCGTCCTTATAACGCATGAAATGCATGTCATCCAGAGCATCTGCGACCGGGTGGCGGTCATTCACCAGGGGGGAATCGTCGAAGAGGGGGCGGTGACGGAAGTGTTTTTGAAGCCGCAGCATCCCGTGACCAGGGAGTTCATCCTTGGCGAAGCAGGGGAGTCGGCACAGCTTGCGCTGCAAGCACCGCATGACGCTTCATCCCGTCTTTGCAAGCTGACCTTCTTGGGCGCTAAGACGTATGACTCGATTTTGTCCAGAACGGCCAGACAAACCGGCGTAGACTTCGCCATATTGCAGGGGACCATCTCCAAGATCAAAGACATCCCTTACGGCCAACTGATCGTCCGCCTGGAAGGGGATCCCGGCCAGATTGAGCAAACCATTCGCCAGGTTGCAGCCGAAGGTTTGGACGTGGAGGTGTGGGACTGA
- a CDS encoding YuzB family protein translates to MRPIIEFCTNNMHFGTDEVMDNLEENPDYDVIEYGCLSNCGQCAMMPFAMVNGEIIDADTADGLYEAIMAKIKELEAWDSLELD, encoded by the coding sequence ATGAGACCCATCATCGAATTCTGCACGAACAATATGCATTTCGGAACCGATGAAGTTATGGACAATCTGGAGGAGAACCCGGATTATGATGTTATAGAATACGGCTGTCTAAGCAATTGCGGCCAATGCGCCATGATGCCGTTCGCCATGGTAAACGGCGAAATCATCGACGCAGACACCGCGGATGGCCTGTATGAAGCCATTATGGCCAAAATAAAAGAACTCGAGGCTTGGGACAGCCTCGAGCTGGATTAG
- a CDS encoding putative polysaccharide biosynthesis protein, with product MAKKESFIKGTLILAAAALVARVLGLVQRVPLDHLFDDVGKASFSIANNVYLMLLTVATAGIPSTLSKMVSERYALKRPGEARQVYHAALLFAVFAGVIITVLLYILAPYYATYVSKQPEATLAIRALAPALLLFPAIAMMRGYFQGRNNMTAGGISQIVEQFARVGTAIILAYILLKSGYDGSWVAAGASFGGVLGSIGAFAVMMYYTVKIRREDKAQMLQEEAGVKLPMLSIYKDIFTLSIPIVLSSLAVPAVNFIDSSIVNPLLIGQIGEAKATQMLGLLGQRAQSIAGIPPILAIALSTSLIPVISAAFARKDQEHLQQQMTLALRISVLTGMPIVIALCTAAYSINGLLFSSLDGSGLIMLLTFGTIFQITMMTTNSILLGVNKANLSMINVGIGILVKLAGSCLLALWFGIYGIIAATGLCFLVITLLNLRMLKVIVPFSILGKRWTGFLVTVILTSAVGYGLNELGILMTHIMPARLAFLITCMIVGGAVVILYLVLLIMFGVLRQHELASYPRKVQKLLRPLMRLQPSRFKTGNTEEGK from the coding sequence TTGGCTAAAAAAGAATCGTTTATTAAGGGTACGCTGATCCTGGCTGCCGCCGCATTGGTGGCACGGGTCCTCGGTCTGGTTCAGAGGGTGCCCCTGGATCATTTATTTGATGATGTCGGCAAGGCTTCATTCTCCATTGCGAACAACGTATATCTGATGCTGCTTACGGTAGCGACCGCCGGGATTCCGAGCACGCTCAGCAAGATGGTGTCGGAACGTTACGCTTTGAAGCGTCCTGGCGAAGCCCGCCAGGTCTATCATGCGGCACTGCTTTTCGCCGTATTTGCCGGAGTTATTATTACGGTGCTGCTGTATATTTTGGCGCCGTATTACGCGACTTACGTCTCCAAACAACCGGAGGCGACGCTTGCTATTCGCGCCTTGGCGCCCGCGCTGCTCCTGTTTCCTGCCATCGCGATGATGCGCGGTTATTTTCAGGGACGGAACAACATGACTGCCGGCGGCATTTCGCAGATCGTCGAGCAGTTCGCGCGTGTCGGCACGGCTATTATTTTGGCTTATATATTGCTTAAATCCGGTTATGACGGCAGCTGGGTTGCTGCGGGAGCGTCCTTTGGGGGCGTGCTCGGAAGCATCGGGGCGTTTGCGGTCATGATGTATTATACGGTAAAAATCCGCCGGGAGGATAAAGCTCAGATGCTTCAGGAAGAAGCGGGGGTCAAACTTCCGATGTTAAGTATTTATAAGGACATTTTTACCTTGTCCATTCCGATCGTGCTTTCGTCGCTGGCGGTTCCAGCCGTTAATTTCATCGATTCCTCTATCGTCAATCCGCTGCTGATCGGTCAGATCGGTGAAGCGAAAGCGACGCAGATGCTCGGGCTCCTCGGCCAGCGTGCCCAGAGTATCGCCGGTATCCCGCCGATTCTGGCGATTGCGCTTAGCACGTCACTGATTCCGGTCATTTCGGCGGCGTTTGCGCGGAAGGATCAGGAGCATTTGCAGCAGCAGATGACGCTGGCATTGCGGATATCCGTTTTGACCGGAATGCCGATCGTCATTGCGCTCTGCACGGCGGCTTATTCCATCAACGGCCTCCTGTTCAGCAGTTTGGACGGCAGCGGGCTGATCATGCTGCTTACGTTCGGGACGATTTTCCAGATAACGATGATGACCACCAATTCGATTCTGCTTGGCGTAAACAAAGCAAACTTGTCGATGATCAACGTAGGGATCGGCATTCTGGTGAAACTGGCGGGAAGCTGTCTGCTCGCTTTATGGTTCGGAATTTACGGTATCATCGCCGCTACCGGTCTCTGCTTCTTGGTGATTACGCTGCTGAACCTCAGAATGCTGAAGGTTATCGTACCCTTTTCCATTCTCGGCAAACGTTGGACAGGCTTCCTCGTGACGGTCATCCTGACCTCTGCGGTGGGATATGGACTGAACGAGTTGGGAATCCTGATGACGCATATCATGCCCGCCCGGCTTGCATTTTTGATTACCTGCATGATCGTTGGCGGGGCGGTCGTGATTTTGTATCTGGTGCTGCTGATCATGTTTGGCGTGCTGCGCCAGCATGAACTTGCAAGTTATCCGCGCAAGGTGCAGAAGCTGCTTCGTCCGCTGATGCGTCTCCAGCCTTCCAGATTCAAAACCGGGAATACGGAGGAAGGAAAATAA
- a CDS encoding NifU family protein produces MSENAESTMYDEVAEVLDKLRPFLQRDGGDVELVDVEDGIVKLKLMGACGSCPSSTITLKAGIERALVEEVDGINDVIQVF; encoded by the coding sequence ATGAGCGAAAACGCTGAAAGCACCATGTATGATGAGGTAGCGGAAGTACTCGATAAACTTCGTCCGTTCCTTCAACGCGATGGCGGTGACGTGGAACTGGTTGACGTAGAAGACGGCATCGTCAAATTGAAATTGATGGGTGCATGCGGCAGCTGCCCAAGCTCCACGATTACTCTCAAAGCCGGGATTGAACGCGCCCTCGTCGAAGAGGTTGATGGCATCAACGATGTTATTCAAGTATTCTAA
- a CDS encoding MetQ/NlpA family ABC transporter substrate-binding protein: MKKGLFAILSLILVVALAACGSKSADEKPAAGGGDKGTEAKPVTLTVGATAVPHAEILKHIQPALEKEGVKLEIKEFSDYVQPNVQTFQKQLDANFFQHKPYLDDENSTRKMDLVPVVAVHVEPLGAYSKKHKSVNEIPDGAVVGIPNDKTNGGRALSLLEKNGLIKLKEANMIQATVKDIVENPKNIKIKESDAAMLPRQLAEFDLAVINTNYALDAGIDPLKDALFMEDKDNPYANILVARPDNKDSDAIKKLAAALTSDDVKKFLEDQYKGAVIPAF; the protein is encoded by the coding sequence ATGAAAAAAGGATTGTTTGCAATTCTCAGCTTGATTTTGGTCGTGGCGCTTGCCGCTTGCGGCAGCAAAAGTGCCGATGAAAAACCGGCGGCAGGAGGCGGAGACAAGGGGACCGAGGCGAAACCCGTTACGTTGACGGTTGGAGCTACCGCCGTACCGCATGCGGAAATTTTGAAGCATATTCAACCTGCGCTTGAAAAAGAAGGCGTTAAGCTCGAAATTAAGGAATTTTCCGATTACGTGCAACCGAATGTTCAAACGTTCCAGAAACAACTTGACGCGAATTTCTTCCAACATAAGCCTTACCTTGACGATGAAAACAGCACACGCAAAATGGACCTGGTACCTGTGGTAGCCGTGCACGTCGAGCCGCTCGGAGCCTATTCCAAAAAGCATAAATCCGTGAATGAAATTCCGGACGGCGCCGTGGTCGGCATTCCGAACGACAAAACCAACGGCGGCCGCGCGCTGAGCCTGCTGGAGAAAAACGGTCTGATCAAGCTGAAAGAAGCCAATATGATCCAGGCTACAGTAAAAGACATCGTGGAAAATCCGAAAAATATTAAGATCAAAGAATCGGATGCCGCTATGCTGCCGCGCCAACTGGCAGAATTCGATCTCGCTGTCATCAACACGAACTATGCCCTGGATGCAGGAATTGACCCGCTGAAGGATGCATTGTTCATGGAAGATAAGGATAACCCATATGCCAACATTCTTGTTGCCCGTCCGGATAACAAAGATTCCGACGCCATCAAAAAGCTGGCTGCGGCCCTGACTTCCGACGATGTGAAGAAATTTCTTGAAGATCAGTACAAAGGCGCCGTAATTCCTGCTTTCTAA
- a CDS encoding DUF2515 family protein has product MSEKAGENSSFQGFIRIAKTLPQTAAEAVKGKYACWKASQLLIKDRRTLGWKETAALSIREQLHRMLNDRNRLRDSAFGKEETAPMFTSEDRDIVQMIREAVLEANRSNITRTKAYYDCYRAFPELHWSFLAHMVSRNAGWSMTDLKGGLLSDTVTDSFREDMYQMLERSNALIFLDAYPQLLLYMHSRKLERSLFHLLPEFRVSSFMRPFWERFWIGRDSALLAVGLIINEQNYIEGRVIQNSYFQKNILQNPVFKLNSRFQMNQVIFPMLVESGKAEESENIAPIAPLPIPGPSTENADPEEAEFTGCRGMVGLVLERFSKLEERIAFGKALYAMLFGYKEVLAGVQAFAERTVHLGSRQEYWPRMFTSDKKAALNSPEESAELLKQEWLPPGKRLYSPTLHEVWHDMPFEPITSYDWFKTWTAIEQITRPKRPVLIEMSHAHRYAVQKAALTHDAERALPRSSGASPQQPHGR; this is encoded by the coding sequence GTGTCGGAGAAGGCAGGAGAAAATTCTTCATTCCAGGGATTTATCAGGATTGCGAAAACATTGCCCCAAACGGCCGCTGAGGCCGTGAAAGGCAAATATGCCTGCTGGAAAGCTTCGCAGCTGCTCATTAAAGACCGCAGAACGCTTGGCTGGAAGGAAACAGCCGCCCTCAGCATTCGCGAACAGCTCCACCGGATGCTGAACGACCGGAACCGTTTGCGTGACAGCGCCTTCGGCAAAGAAGAGACTGCGCCCATGTTCACGTCGGAAGACCGTGACATCGTGCAAATGATCCGTGAAGCCGTACTGGAAGCCAACCGCAGCAATATTACCCGTACGAAAGCTTATTATGACTGCTATCGCGCCTTTCCCGAGCTGCATTGGTCTTTCCTTGCCCATATGGTATCCCGCAACGCCGGCTGGAGCATGACCGACTTAAAGGGCGGACTTCTGTCCGATACGGTTACCGATTCATTCCGGGAAGATATGTACCAGATGCTTGAGCGCAGCAACGCCCTTATTTTCCTTGACGCCTATCCCCAGCTTTTGCTTTATATGCACAGCCGGAAGCTTGAAAGAAGCCTGTTCCACCTGCTTCCCGAATTCCGGGTTTCTTCATTTATGCGTCCGTTCTGGGAACGGTTCTGGATTGGGCGCGACAGTGCGCTGCTTGCCGTCGGACTTATTATCAACGAGCAGAACTATATCGAAGGCAGAGTCATCCAAAACAGCTATTTTCAAAAAAACATTCTGCAAAACCCGGTATTTAAGCTTAACAGCAGATTTCAAATGAACCAGGTTATTTTTCCGATGCTTGTTGAATCCGGCAAGGCAGAGGAGAGTGAAAATATTGCCCCTATCGCTCCCCTACCTATACCTGGACCATCAACTGAGAACGCGGATCCGGAAGAAGCCGAATTTACCGGCTGCCGGGGTATGGTCGGCCTGGTTCTGGAGCGCTTTTCGAAATTGGAGGAACGGATCGCATTCGGCAAGGCGCTTTATGCCATGCTGTTCGGATATAAGGAGGTTCTTGCCGGAGTTCAGGCTTTTGCGGAGCGCACGGTTCATCTCGGGTCACGTCAGGAATATTGGCCCAGAATGTTCACCAGCGACAAAAAAGCAGCCCTGAACTCTCCGGAGGAGAGCGCAGAACTGCTCAAACAAGAATGGCTGCCGCCGGGCAAACGGCTGTACAGCCCTACACTGCATGAAGTATGGCATGATATGCCATTTGAGCCGATTACAAGCTATGACTGGTTCAAAACCTGGACAGCCATCGAGCAGATCACCCGTCCGAAAAGGCCGGTTCTCATCGAAATGTCGCATGCCCACCGCTACGCAGTGCAGAAGGCAGCTTTGACGCATGATGCTGAAAGGGCCCTTCCCCGCTCATCCGGCGCATCGCCGCAGCAGCCGCATGGAAGATAG
- a CDS encoding thioredoxin family protein, whose protein sequence is MEKITSKAEFQVAIQSPRLTVAVFKADWCVDCKFMDPFMPDVEEKFANDMTLVEVDVDKVGDVSQELNILGIPSFVAFTDGRELVRYVNKLRKSREEIEHFLQQALDVYQSIHK, encoded by the coding sequence ATGGAAAAGATAACCTCCAAAGCTGAATTTCAGGTTGCGATTCAATCCCCGCGGCTCACTGTCGCTGTGTTCAAAGCCGATTGGTGCGTAGATTGCAAGTTTATGGACCCGTTTATGCCGGATGTGGAGGAGAAGTTTGCGAATGACATGACGTTGGTTGAAGTCGATGTCGACAAGGTCGGGGATGTCAGCCAGGAGCTGAATATTCTCGGGATTCCAAGTTTTGTCGCTTTTACCGACGGGCGCGAGCTGGTTCGTTACGTCAACAAGCTGCGCAAATCGCGGGAAGAAATCGAACATTTTCTCCAGCAGGCGCTTGATGTATACCAGTCCATTCATAAATAA